From Patulibacter sp. SYSU D01012:
GTCTCCGCGCACGGTGAGGCGGCGTCGGCGCACGGTGAGGCGGCTTCCGCGCACGGTGAGGCGCCGGGCGCGGGTGAGGCGGAATGTCTGTAGATAGCAGCGTCGATCCGCCTCACCCGCGCCCCACGCCTCACCCCGACGTCGATCCGCCTCACCCGCGCCCCACGCCCCACCCTGACGTCGATCCGCCTCACCCGCGCCCCACGCCCCACCCCGACGTCGATCCGCCTCACCCGCGCCCCACGCCTCACCCCGACGTCGATCCGCCTCACCCGCGCACCACGCCCCCCCCGGTGCCCCGTCTCCCGGCGGGGACGCCTGGCCGCTCCCCGCGTCTTCGCGCACGTTCGGCGCGGGCGCCGACCGCGCCGGCTGCGCCTCCGCACCGGGCTCGACTTTCGGCGTTGGGCTGCGCCTCCGCACCGGGCTCGGCTTTCGGCGCCGGGCTGCGCCTTCCGCACCGAGCTCGGACTTCGGCAGCGGGCTCGGCCGACCGCGCCGGGCTGCGCCTTCCGCACCGAGCTCGGCCGTCCGCGCCGAGCTGCGCCGACCACGCCGCGGCCCTCGGGCCCCCCGGCGCGGGCCCTGGCTCCCTCAGCCGAAGATCGCCAGGTGCAGCAGGCCGGCGCCGAAGCCGAGCACGGCGCCGTGGAGGAAGAGCAGCCACTCGTCCTCCTTCATCGCGGTGCGCAGCATCTCGACGAAGTCCTCGGGCGGCATCGCCCGCAGGCGGTCGCGGATCAGGGTGCGGATCCGCTCGCCCTGCACCCGGTTGAACTCCGGGTCCAGCAGCGGGGTCATCGTGTACTGGACGGCCTCGACCGCCACGGAATCGCGGACGGCGTCGTACGAGCGGCCGCCCATCACCAGGCGCACCGCGGTGCGCGCCGGCCCGATCGCGCGGTCGACCGCGGGGCGCAGCGCCGTCTCGAGCATCAGGCGCGTGCGGTCTGAGCGCGGGCCGTGCAGCAGCTCGTCGCCGATCGCGGCGAGCGTCAGGACCTCCTCCGAGATCACGCCGGCGTAGACGTCGGCGGCCTCGCGCTGGCGTCGCAGGAACAGGCCCTGCAGGCGGATCCCCAGGATCCGGCGCGGCCGGGCGGGCTCGAAGATCATCCAGATGCCGACGAGGTTCGTCGCCCAGCCGACGAACGTGCCGAGCACCGGCAGCACCAGCCAGAAGTGCACCAGCTCGGTCAGGACGACGACGGGGAAGCCGAGCAGGAACGCGAAGACGAAGCCGAAGTTCACCATGAACCGCAGCTCCTTCCGCCCGACCTCCTGGAAGATGCGGTTGGACAGCTCGGGCCGCCGCTCCAGGTGCCGGATGACCATGAGCTTCACGTCGAGCAGCTGGTCGATGTGCTCGCCGATCTCGTCCGTGATCTCGCGGATGATGTCCGGCAGCTGGGCGCGGACGCGCGCGTGGACCGTCTCGCGCACCTGCGGCGGCAGGTCGTGCCACAGCCGCGGGTGCTCGCGCTCCATGATCCGCTCGACGAGGGGCCGCAGCTCGGGCCCCACGGACGCGACCATGTGCTCGGCGATCTTGTCCGGCTCGAGCTGGCGGTAGAAGTCGGCGGCGCTGCCGAGCTTGCTGATGCCCTTGTCGACCGCGATCGAGCCCATCTTCGCCGCGCGCGACGGGATGATCCCCTGCCAGCCGACGCCGCCGTGCATCACGCCCGGGATCTCCTGCACCTTGCGCGGCAGCAGCCGGACGAGGATCCACAGGCCGGGGACCTTCACCCCCTTGAACTCCAAGGGGTTGAAGAGCATCCAGACGGCGGTCCAGTTCGTGATCCAGCCGATGGCCCCCATGAACAGCGGGACCGTGATGAGCTCCTGCAGCCCGATCTCGAGCCCCAGCACGTGGAAGGTCGTGGCCAAAGGCAGGAGCGCCGCGATCATGGACCGCTCGTCCCCGCGGCGGCCGGCCCGCGGTCGCCGGGCAGCACGGCGGCGCAGAAGTCCTCGCCGAAGGGCGTCAGGCCGATGGAACGCCGGACCACGCGCGCGGCGCGGCCGGCGCGGCGCATCGCGTCCTTGACCTCGGGCTGCGCTTCGAGGACCTGGTAGGCGCGCAGGTCGTGCAGCTCCTCGTGGGAGAACCACACGAGGCCCAGGCGGAAGAGGTTGTTCAGGTAGGCCGGCACGCGCTCGACGTAGCGGCAGCCCGCCTCCGCGCCGATGACGGTGAGCCCGGCGGCCACGAGCTCGGAGCCGATGCGCAGCGGCCGCCCGGTGCGGACGTCGACGGCGGGCTGCGCGCCCTTCGTCGCCATCAGGCGCAGGATCCGCGCCTCGTCGGGCGACAGCTCGTCGAGGATGCGGCCGTACGCCGGGTGGGTGTCCTCGGTGAAGTCGACGTCCGCCGCGCGCGCGAGCAGCCCGGCGCCGCGCTCCTGCAGCACCTCGGTGGCCGCCCGCCCGTCCTCGTCCCCCGCCGCGGGGCGGGTGCGGCCGGCGGCGCGCCCCGCCTCGGTCTCGGCGGCGGCGCGCTCGGGCACCAGGCGGTCCAGGCGCTCCTCGACGTCCTCGACGCCCAGCAGCTGCCGGGCGCTGCGGCGGGCCTGCTTGGCGCCGCCCTCGACGGCCCGCAGCGCCAGCCCGCCGAAGGGCAGCCGCCGCGCGACGCCCACCCCGGTGCGCACGCCCTGCTCGGCGCCCCACGCCGCGGCGCGCAGGCCAGTGCTCGCCGCGATCCGGACGAGGCCCGGCACGGCGTCGAGCGCCCCCTCGGCGGGGCGGTCGCGCAGCGGGTCGTGGTCGGGATCGGGCGGGGTGGCGATGCGGGCGATCGTAGGCGAATCCGACGCGCGGTCGCAACCAGGGGCGCCGCGGGCCGTCCGGCGCGCCCGGCGACCCCGTCCGGCGGCGGCGCGGGCACCCGTCCGGGCCCGTCCTCACGCGGTCGTCCGGTCCGGGGCGTACCGTCGTCGGCCCGATGCGGTTGCTGCACACCGCCGACTGGCACCTCGGACGCCTCCTCCACCGGGTGCCCCTGCTCGACGCCCAGCGGGCCGTCCTGGACGGCCTGGTCGCCCTCGCGCGCGCCGAGGAGGTCGACGCGATCCTGCTCGCCGGCGACGTCTTCGACCGCGCGCTGCCGCCCGTGGAGGCGGTGCAGGTGGCCGGCGACGCGCTGCGCCGGCTGGCCGAGGTGGCGCCGGTGATCGCGATCTCGGGCAACCACGACTCGGCCGGGCGCCTGGGCTTCGCGGCCGAGCTGATCGCCGCCGGCGGCGTGCACCTGCGGACCGAGCCGCTGCGCGCCGGCGAGCCCGTCGTGCTGGAGGACGAGCACGGTCCCGTCGCCGTCTACGCGCTGCCGTACCTGGACCCCGACCTGACGCGGGAGCCGCTCGGGGTCGCCGAGCGCTCGCACGAGGCGGTGCTGGGCGCCGCGATGGCCCGCGTGCGCGCGGACCTGGCCCGCCGCGACGGCCACCGCGCCGTCGTCGTCGCGCACGCGTTCGTGCAGGGCGGCGAGGCGTCGGAGTCCGAGCGCGACATCTCCGTCGGCGGCGCGCAGACCGTGCCGGCCAGCGTGTTCGACGGCGTGGCGTACGCGGCGCTCGGGCACCTGCACCGGCCGCACGCCGTCACGGGCGGGGCCGGGGCGGCCGCCGCCCCGGCCGGCGGCCGCGAGGGCGCGGACGCCGACCCGGGCCTGGCCGCGGGGGACGCGGGCGACGGGCCCGCCCGGGGCGACGCGTCGCCCCCCGGCGCGTCCGCCCCCGCGGACGAGGCCGGGGAGGCAGCCGCGCTCGGCGGCCTGTTCGCCGCGCTCGCCGAGGAGGAGCCCCCGCCGCCGCCGGCCCCCACCCCGGTGCCGCCGGCCGCCGGGCCGCGGCCCGTCGTCCGCTACGCGGGCTCGCCCCTCGCCTACTCGTTCACCGAGGCCGACGCCGCGAAGAGCACCGCGATCGTCGACCTGGGCCCCGACGGGGTACGCGACGTCCGGCTCGTCCCCGTCCCGTCTCCCTTCCGCCTGGTGCGCCTGCGCGGCGAGCTCGAGGCGCTGCTGGACGATCCCGCCCACGCGGAGCACGAGACCGAGGACGCCTGGCTCGAGGTGACGCTGACCGACGCCCGCCTGCCGGCCCGGCCGATGGAGCGCCTGCGCCGGCGGTTCCCCCGCGTGCTCGTCCTGCAGCACGCCCCCGAGGGCGAGCTGGCCCCGGCCACCGTCGCCGCCGCGCGCGTGCAGGGTCGCAGCGACCTCGAGGTGCTCGAGCGGTTCGTGGCCGACGCCCGCGGCGCGGCGCCCACCGACGACGAGCGGCCGCTGCTGCGCGACGCCGTCGAGCGCGTGGCCCGGCGGAGCGAGGAGGACTGACGTGCGCCTGCACCGCCTGCAGCTCGACGCCTTCGGGCCCTTCGCGGGGCACGAGGAGGTCGACTTCGACGCGCTCTCCGACTCGGGGCTCTTCCTGCTCTCGGGGCCGACGGGCGCCGGCAAGACGAGCGTGCTCGACGCCGTCTGCTTCGCCCTCTTCGGCGAGGTCCCCGGACCGCGCGGCGACGCGCAGCGGCTGGCGAGCGACCACCGCGACCCCGGCACCCAGCCGCGGGTGACGCTCGAGGCGACGGTCGGCGGCCGCCGGATCCGCGTGACGCGCGTCCCCGCGCACCTGCGCCCGCCGAAGCGCGGCGGCGGCGACCCCGTCGCCGAGCCGGCGTCCGCGGTCCTCGAGCTGCAGGACGCCGACGGGTCGTGGCGCGCCGTCGCCGCGAAGGTGCCCGAGGTGCGGCGCGAGCTCGACCCGCTGCTCGGCATGACCGCGGAGCAGTTCCTGCAGGTCGTGATGCTGCCGCAGGGCGCCTTCGCGACCTTCCTGCGCGCCGACGCGAAGGCGCGCCAGCAGGTGCTCGAGCGGCTCTTCGACGCCGGCCGCTTCTCGCGCATCGAGCTGTGGCTGCAGGACCGCGCGCGCGAGGCGCGGACGGCGCTGGAGCAGGCGCAGATCGAGACGGACAACGCGCTCTCGGAGGGCTGCGGCGCGTGGGCGGCCCCCGGGCCGGCGCCCGTCCTGCGCTCGGGCGCCGCCGTCGAGGAGGTCGAGGCGTGGCTGGCCGCCGAGCGCGACCGGCTGGCCCAGGAGAAGGCGGACGCGGACCGCGCGCGCGACGAGGCGACCGCGGCGCTGCGCGCCGTCGAGGCCGAGCGCGACGAGGCGCGCGGCTGCGCCGAGCGGCAGCGTCGCCGGCGCGAGGCCGAGGCGCAGCTGGCCGCCCTGGCCGGCGAGGAGGCCGCGCACGCGGAGCGGGTCGCCCGCCTGGAGGCGCACCGCCGCGCCGCGCCGTTGCGCGGCTACCTCGACGGGGTCAGCGCCGCGCGCGCCCGCGCGCAGGACACCGAGCGGACGATGGCGAAGGCGCGCGCCTGGATCGACGCGCTCGAGGACGACGCGCTGTCCGCCGACCCCGAGACGTGGGCGGCCGGCGCCCGCCGCCGTGCGGACGACGCCGCGGCGCTGCGCGAGCTCGTCGACCTGGAGGCCGCCCTGCCGCGGCGGGCCGGCGAGCTGGGGCGGCTGCGCGACGCCGCGGCCGACGCCGAGCGCCAGGCCGGCGAGATCGACGCGCGGCTGGCCGATGCCGAGGGTGCGCTCGCCGGGCTGGAGGAGCGGCGCTCGGCCGCGGCGGCCGCCGCCGAGGAGGCTGCCCGGCTGGCCGAGCGGGCCGCGACGGCCGCGGGCTGCGCCGAGGCGGGCGGCCGGCGCGACGCGCTCGCCGCGAAGGTCGCGCGGGCCGAGGACGCCGTCCGGTCCGCGGTCGACGCGCACCAGGCCGCCACCGAGCGGGTGCAGGCCCTGCGCCAGCAGCGCCTGGACGGCTACGCCGCCGAGCTCGCGGCGGGCCTGGCGGCGGGCGAGGCGTGCCCGGTCTGCGGCGCCACGGAGCACCCCGCCCCGGCCGTCCCCGGCGACGGGCACGTCACCGCGGACGAGGAGCGCGCGGCGGCCGCCGCGGCCGACCGCGCCCGCGCGGCGCGCGAGGACGCCGAGCGCCGCCTGGGCGACCTGCGCGCCGACCTGGCGGCCGCCCGCCATGCCGCCGGCGAGGGCACGACGGAGGAGCTGCGCCGCCACGCCGACGAGCTGGCGGGCCGCCTGCGCGCCGCCCGCGCGGCCGCCGCGGACGGCGAGCGCGCCGCCGCCGAGCGCCGCTCGCTCGAGGAGCGGCTGGCCGCCGACCGTCGGCGCGCGCAGGCGGCCCGCGAGACCGCGGCGAAGCGCGGCGCCGAGGCCGCGGCGCTCGACGCCGAGCTCGAGCGTCTGCGCGCCCGGATCGCGGAGGAGCGGCGGGGCTTTCCGGACGTCGCCTCGCGGGTGCGCACGGCGACGCACGAGGCGACGTACCTGCAGAAGGCGACGGACGCCCACGCGCAGTTCCAGGCCGCTCGCGCCGCGCACGCGGAGGCCGAGGCGGCCCTGGCCGCGGCGCTCGCCGAGCACGGCGTCGAGGATCCGTCGGCGGTCGCCGGCGCGATCCTCATGCCCCGCGACGTGGCCGCGCTCGAGGCCGACGTCCGGCGCCACGACGAGACGCGCTCCGCCGCCCGGGCCGTCCTCGACGAGCCCGAGATCGCCGCGACGCCGCTCGAGCCCGCCGTCGACCTGACCGCGGTCGAGGCCCGGCGCGCCGAGGCCGCCCGGCGGGCCGAGGCCGCGGCCGGCGAGGCCGCGTCGATCGGCCGCTGCGCGCAGAGCGAGGCCGAGCGCCGCGCCGACCTGCAGGAGCGCCTGGCCGCCCTCGGACCGCTGACCGCCGCCGCGGACCGCGCGAAGGAGCTGTCCGAGCTGGCACGCGGCGGCGCCGGCAACCGGCGCCGCATCCAGCTCTCCTCGTGGGTGCTCGCCGCGCGCCTGGAGCAGGTGGCGGCCGCCGCGACGACGCACCTGCTGCGGATGTCCGCCGGTCGCTACGCCCTCGTGCTGCACGAGGAGGCCGCCAGCGGGCGCGGCAAGGGCAACGCCGGCCTGGGTCTGCGGGTGCGGGACGGCTGGACCGGCGAGGAGCGCGACACGAGCACGCTCTCGGGCGGCGAGTCGTTCTTCGCCTCGCTCGCGCTGGCCCTCGGCCTGGCCGAGACGGTCAGCGCCGAGGCCGGCGGCCTGGACCTGGCCACGCTCTTCATCGACGAGGGCTTCGGCACGCTCGACGAGCAGACGCTGGACGAGGTGCTTGCCGTGCTGGACGGCCTGCGCGACGGCGGCCGGGCCGTCGGCATCGTCTCGCACGTGCCCGAGCTGAAGCAGCGCGTGCCGATGCAGCTCGTCGTCGAGAAGGCCCGCGAGGGCTCGACGCTGCGGCAGGGCACGGCCGCCGCCGGCTGACCCGGGCCGGGCGCGACCGGGCCCGCCAGCGCGGCTGGGCGGCGCGGCCGCGGCCGGACGGCGCGGCCGCGGCCGGACGCGCGGGACCGGACGGGGCGCCGCGCGGGGCCGGACGGCGCGCCCGGCCCCGTGCGGGTCAGCCGGCGCTGACCAGCCCGATCGGGCAGCTGACGCCGGTCTCGCCGTGGCCGCAGTAGCCGTTGGGGACCTTGTGCAGGTACGCCTGGTGCTCGGGCTCGGCGTAGAAGAACGGGATCGCGCCGCCGAGGAGGGCGCCGCCGAACGCGCCGGGCCCCTCCCCCGCCTGCCGGATCTCGGTCGTGATCGCGCCGTGGCCCGCCTCGGCCAGCACGCGGCCGTAGTTCGTCCGCGACAGCTCGGCCTGCTCGAGCTGGTCGGGCGTCGTCGGGTAGATCGCCGAGCGGTACTGGGTGCCTACGTCGTTGCCCTGGCGCATGCCCTGCGTCGGGTCGTGGTTCTCCCAGAACGTCCGCAGGATCTCCTCGAAGCGGATCTGCTCCGGGTCCCAGACGACGAGCACCGCCTCGGTGTGGTTCGTCCCGCCGGTGCAGACCTCGCCGTAGCTGGGGTTCGGCGTGTCGCCGCCCTGGTAGCCCACGGCCGTCACGAGCACGCCCGGCGTCCGCCAGAACGTGCGCTCCGCGCCCCAGAAGCAGCCCATGCCGAAGAACGCGTGCTGGCTGCCCGCGGGGAAGGGCGGCACGATCGGGCGCCCGAGCACCGGATGGTCGCCCTCGATCGGCATCAGGGCGTCGCGGCCCGGCAGGGTCTCGGCCGGGTCCAGGAGCGTGTCGGGCTTGCTGCGGAAGAACATCTGATCCTCGTGTCGAAGGAGGGGCTCTTCGAGCGTAGCGAGCGCGTCAACCGGCTCCGGAGGGCGCGTTCGCCGCCCCTCGCGCGCCGCGCGACGCCGGTTCGCGCGTCCGCTCCGACGACCGACCCGAGGACCTGCGAACGGCGGAGCGACCGGCCGGCCGGCGGCCCCGGGAACGCCCGCCGGTGGGGCGGCCCGCGCCCGCGTGGACGCCCCCGTGCCGGTCAGCGTGACGATCGGTGGCCGGGCGTGCACCGAGGGCGTACCATGGCCCCGTGGCGAAGGTCATCCGCACCCCGAAGCTCAGCGCCCCGATGCCGGCGCTCAAGCCGCGCCTGCGCGGCGTCCTGCACCAGTGGGCCGCGTGCGTCGCCGCCCTGGCCGGCGCGTACCTCGTGCTCTCGGCCCCCAACGCCGAGGCGCGCGTCGCGTCCGCGGTCTACGCGGTGTCGATCGTCGGCCTGTTCACGGTCTCCGCGATCTACCACCGGGTCAACTGGACGAAGCCGTCGGCCCGGCAGTGGATGCGCCGCCTGGACCACTCCATGATCTTCGTGATGGTCGCCGGCACGGTGACCCCGATCGCGGCCCTCGTCCTCGACGGCGCGATGCGCACCCTGGTGCTCTCCGTCGCCTGGGGCCTGGCCGGCGTCGGCATCACGCTCAAGCTCGCGTGGATCGGCGCGCCGAAGTGGGTCTCCGCCGCGATCTACCTCGGCATGGGCTGGGCCGGCATGGCGATCTTCCCCAAGCTGGTCGGCGACCTCGGCATCTGGCCGGCGGTGGGCCTGCTCGGCGGCGGGCTGCTGTACACGGTCGGCGCCGTCATCTACGCGACGAAGAAGCCCGACCCGCTGCCGCGGATCTTCGGGTACCACGAGATCTTCCACGCGCTCGTCATCGTCGCGGCGATCGCGCACTTCCTCGTCGTCGCGCTCGCCGTCGTTCCCCACGCGTAGGGGGCCGACCGCGATCGCGCGCGCGGGCCGCTAGACTCGGCCCGGCGCGGAGCGATGGCCGAGTGGCTTAAGGCGCTCGCCTGCTAAGCGAGTTGGGGGTTGAAAGCTCCCTCCGGGGTTCGAATCCCCGTCGCTCCGCCTGACCGAAGCCCCCGTCCCCGACGGGGGCTTCGTCGCTTCCGGGATCGCAGGACGGTCAGGCCGCGGCGGACAGAGCGCGCAGCAGCGCGGCGGCGTCGGTCACGCGGTGGCGCTCGTCGGCCGGCACGGTCGCCGCGATGACCTCGGCCAGCCGGTCCTCGCGCCGCTCCCCCGCGAGGGCGGCCCGGCCCGCCGCGGTGACGTCGAGCACCGTCTTGCGGCCGTCGGACGGGTGCGGGCGCCCCGCGACCATGCCCGCGTCGAGCAGGCCGCCGACGGTGCGCGCCATGGACTGCGGCCGCACCCCCGCGGCGGCGGCGAGCTCGCTCGTCGTCCGCGGCCCCTCCCGGTCGAGGACGCCGAGGGCGGCGAGCTGCGGCAGCGGCACGGCACCCTCCGCCCGCACCGTCCGCACCAGCCCCCCGATGGCCAGGCGCAGCTCGTGGGCGAGGGCGGCGGGATCGTCGGGGGCGGCCATGCGCCCAGCCTACCGCAGATCGACAGCAAGACTGTTCAGTTGTGCTGTACAGTTGCCGGCGGCCCCATCTGCCCCGAGGAGTCCCATGCCCGTCACCCACCTGACCCCCGAACCCGCGCTCGTCCTCGTCGACCTGCAGGCCGGCATCACCGCGATGCCCCTCGCCCACCCCGCGGACGGGGTCGTGGCCCGCGCCGCCGCGCTGGCCGCGACCTTCCGGGAACGGCGCCTGCCCGTCGTGCTCGTCACGGTGGCGTTCTCGCCCGACGGCAGCGACGCGCTGCGCCCGCCCGTGGACGCCGCCCCGCCGGCCGCGTCGCCCGGCCCGGACTTCGCCGCCCTCCGGCCCGAGCTCGGCGCGACGGACGGCGACCTGCGCATCGTCAAGCGCCAGTGGGACGCGTTCTTCGGGACCGAGCTCGACCTGCAGCTGCGGCGCCGCGGCGTGCGCAGCGTCGTGCTGGCCGGCATCGCGACGTCGATCGGCGTCGAGAGCACGGCCCGGTCCGCGTACTCGCTCGGGTACGAGGTCGTCGTCGCGTCGGACGCCGTCACGGACACGCAGCCCCTCGCCCACGCGAACAGCCTGGAGCGGATCTTCCCGCGCCTGGGCCGCGTCGACACGACGGACGCCGTCCTGGCGGCGCTCGGGCAGGCGTAGGCCGCCGCCGCAGGCACCGCCCGCCCGGCGGCGCGCCCCGTCCGCCCGCGGCACGTGCCGCGGGCGGGCGCTCCCGTCAGCCGACGCGGACCTCGACGCCCTCCACGCTGTCGTCGAACGCCCACAGGCCGCGGATCGCCGCCACCCCGGCGAGCGGGAACGGGTAGCTCCAGGCGACGTCCTGCCGCCCCGCGACCGTCCAGTACGCGGCCTCGCCCTTGTACGGGCACACGGTCCGCAGGCCGGATCCGGGCCCCGCCGGCGCCTGGACGTCGACGGCCGGAACGTACGCGCGCGGCGGCAGGCCGGTCTCGGCGACCAGGACGGCGTTCGTCGTGCGGGCGACGATCTCGCCGTCGATCAGCACCTCGACGGGCCGCGACGTCGGGTACGCGTCGACGCGGTGGTACGGGTCGCGCAGGCCGCCCGTCACCTGCTCGTCCTCCACGAACCACGCCTCGACGTGCTGCGGGTCCAGTGCGGCCAGCCCGCGCAGCCACGGCGCGGCGGGCAGCGGGTCCTCGTACGCCCAGACGGCGTCGGGCACGGTGCGGCCGCCGACGGTCAGGGACCAGTACGAGGCGTCGCCCTTGAAGGGGCAGTGCGTGCGCGTGTCGGTGCGCTCGAGCGCCTCGACGCGGAAGTCGCCCGTGGGCGCGTAGAGCCGCGGCGGCAGCCCCGTCTCGTGGAGCAGCTGCGCCGCGACCGTGTCGAGGACGATCGCGCCGCCGACCGACGCGCGCACGCGCAGGCCGTAGGGCTGCAGGAAGAGCCGGTGCTTCGGGCTCGATCCCTGCAGGTCGAAGTTGAACGCGCCGTCGGTGCGGCCGAGCGGCCCGGTGCCGAGCGTGAGGGTCATGCCCCCAGCGTGGCACGGCGGCGGGCGGACGTTGGCGGCCCGGGCGCATCGGGCCGCGCCGGCGGCGGTCGCCGGGAGCGGGGCCGCCGACGTGCGCGCCGGATCGGCGCCCGGCGAGGGTGCCGGGCGCGGGCCCGGCCGGCGGCCTACGCCGCGACCAGGGCCTGCTCGGGGTCGCGGCCCTCGGCCAGGGCCTGGGCGGCGCGCCACTCGGCGCGGCGGCGCTCGGCGGCGTCGACGGCCTCGCGCAGCAGCATCAGCTCCTGCGTGGGCATCTCGACGAGGGTGTCGTGCCCGGGGGCGGCCGGGCGGGCGGCCTCGGCGGGGGCCTCGCCGCCGTAGCGGAGGATCAGCGAGATCGCGACGGAGCACAGGACGACGGTCACGAGGTTCGCGACGCCGAGCACCATCGCGCCGAGGCCGACGAGGTTGACGTACGCGAGGCACAGGTTCGTCAGCGCGCCCATGGCCCAGCCGATCGGGCTCTGGCCGGCCGCGGTGCGGGACCGCGCCATGCGGGAGATCTGCGGGAGGTTGGCGCCGAGGCCGAAGACCACGGCGACGGTGGAGAGGACGGAGATCAGGATCATCTGCGGCGTGTCTCTGGGTGGTGATGTGCGTGGAGCTGCGCACGGGTCCGTGCCGGCCGCCGTCCGCCCCTCCGTGGATGGCGGACGCGGACGAGCACGCCGACGCCCCCGCGACCGCGACGCGTTCCGTGCGTCGGCGGTGCGGGGCCGTCCGTCCCTCCGGGCTTCGCCGGTGCTGTGACCGGACGCCGCGCCGCGGAGGGCAGCCCCTGCGCTCATTCCAAGGTATCGGCGGCGATCCGTCCCGCAAGAGGGGTCGGACGGTGAACCCGGTCACACGCTGACCGCGGTCCGCTTGGCGGATCTCCCCTGTACGGCGCACGATCGGCCGGCCACGGCGGTGAATCGGCGGCGCGTCGAGCGGGGCCGGACGCCCCGGTCCGCTTCGCCCGCCGGCCCCGGCGGGCGCTCCCGTGGCCAAGCGCACGCAGCCCGCCCTGCATCCGGGCCCGTCCGCGCGACGAGCCGACACGTTTCCGGCCGGCCCGCTACAGTTCTCTCTCGTTGCGCCCGTAGCTCAGCTGGATAGAGCGTCGGTCTACGGAACCGAAGGTCATAGGTTCGAATCCTATCGGGCGCGCCTTCTAGAACCCCCGCGTTTGCGGGGGTTTTGTCGTTTCCGGGGCTGTCGGCCCGAGCGCCCCGGCGGTCGTGGGTACCGAGCGTGGGTACCAAACGCCCCCTTGAGCGCTCCGACTCCGCCTCCTCCGCGTTGCCTCCGCCGGGTCGACGAGGCGCCCGCCGGCCCGGCCGATGCTGTCCCGCCCTACCCCGGGGTCCCCGGGGGGGAGGGGGCCGGGATCTGGGACTCCTGATCTGCGGCAGGTTCCCTTTTCTCCCCCTGGCGTCGAGCTTGCTCCTCGCGTTGGCGGCGTCGGGTATGGCGCTGTTCTGCTGAGTGAGCCGGCGTGTCGATGTTTGGCATAACGCGTGACCGGACTCGTACGGGCGTCTGCGATGCACGCCCTTAGGCCGTGTGCGTCGTACATTGACGCGCATGTTTCGTCGCGTTGGCGCCGTCGCGCTCTCGGTCGTGGGTGCTGCTCTCGCATCGGCGGCGGCCGCTGAGGCGCGGGTGGTGTCGATCCCGTCTGGCGACTTCGGAACTACAGATGCCCTCGAGGTTGTGGTCCGTCCGCGGTCGGCGCCTCCGGTCGGCTGGCATTACGAACTCGCGTTGCTGATGGACAACGCGGACGAGGACGACGAGGGGTGCGCGTACTACGACTCGGTGAACTCGTTCTTCGGCCGGCGGCCGTTCTCGGTCGAGTATTCGCCCGAAGCGGCCGCGCTGACGTCCGGAGCTGCAGAGTGGTGCCTTGGTACCGGCCGCGTTGTCCTGT
This genomic window contains:
- a CDS encoding DUF4393 domain-containing protein; this encodes MPGLVRIAASTGLRAAAWGAEQGVRTGVGVARRLPFGGLALRAVEGGAKQARRSARQLLGVEDVEERLDRLVPERAAAETEAGRAAGRTRPAAGDEDGRAATEVLQERGAGLLARAADVDFTEDTHPAYGRILDELSPDEARILRLMATKGAQPAVDVRTGRPLRIGSELVAAGLTVIGAEAGCRYVERVPAYLNNLFRLGLVWFSHEELHDLRAYQVLEAQPEVKDAMRRAGRAARVVRRSIGLTPFGEDFCAAVLPGDRGPAAAGTSGP
- a CDS encoding exonuclease SbcCD subunit D — protein: MRLLHTADWHLGRLLHRVPLLDAQRAVLDGLVALARAEEVDAILLAGDVFDRALPPVEAVQVAGDALRRLAEVAPVIAISGNHDSAGRLGFAAELIAAGGVHLRTEPLRAGEPVVLEDEHGPVAVYALPYLDPDLTREPLGVAERSHEAVLGAAMARVRADLARRDGHRAVVVAHAFVQGGEASESERDISVGGAQTVPASVFDGVAYAALGHLHRPHAVTGGAGAAAAPAGGREGADADPGLAAGDAGDGPARGDASPPGASAPADEAGEAAALGGLFAALAEEEPPPPPAPTPVPPAAGPRPVVRYAGSPLAYSFTEADAAKSTAIVDLGPDGVRDVRLVPVPSPFRLVRLRGELEALLDDPAHAEHETEDAWLEVTLTDARLPARPMERLRRRFPRVLVLQHAPEGELAPATVAAARVQGRSDLEVLERFVADARGAAPTDDERPLLRDAVERVARRSEED
- a CDS encoding SMC family ATPase produces the protein MRLHRLQLDAFGPFAGHEEVDFDALSDSGLFLLSGPTGAGKTSVLDAVCFALFGEVPGPRGDAQRLASDHRDPGTQPRVTLEATVGGRRIRVTRVPAHLRPPKRGGGDPVAEPASAVLELQDADGSWRAVAAKVPEVRRELDPLLGMTAEQFLQVVMLPQGAFATFLRADAKARQQVLERLFDAGRFSRIELWLQDRAREARTALEQAQIETDNALSEGCGAWAAPGPAPVLRSGAAVEEVEAWLAAERDRLAQEKADADRARDEATAALRAVEAERDEARGCAERQRRRREAEAQLAALAGEEAAHAERVARLEAHRRAAPLRGYLDGVSAARARAQDTERTMAKARAWIDALEDDALSADPETWAAGARRRADDAAALRELVDLEAALPRRAGELGRLRDAAADAERQAGEIDARLADAEGALAGLEERRSAAAAAAEEAARLAERAATAAGCAEAGGRRDALAAKVARAEDAVRSAVDAHQAATERVQALRQQRLDGYAAELAAGLAAGEACPVCGATEHPAPAVPGDGHVTADEERAAAAAADRARAAREDAERRLGDLRADLAAARHAAGEGTTEELRRHADELAGRLRAARAAAADGERAAAERRSLEERLAADRRRAQAARETAAKRGAEAAALDAELERLRARIAEERRGFPDVASRVRTATHEATYLQKATDAHAQFQAARAAHAEAEAALAAALAEHGVEDPSAVAGAILMPRDVAALEADVRRHDETRSAARAVLDEPEIAATPLEPAVDLTAVEARRAEAARRAEAAAGEAASIGRCAQSEAERRADLQERLAALGPLTAAADRAKELSELARGGAGNRRRIQLSSWVLAARLEQVAAAATTHLLRMSAGRYALVLHEEAASGRGKGNAGLGLRVRDGWTGEERDTSTLSGGESFFASLALALGLAETVSAEAGGLDLATLFIDEGFGTLDEQTLDEVLAVLDGLRDGGRAVGIVSHVPELKQRVPMQLVVEKAREGSTLRQGTAAAG
- the msrA gene encoding peptide-methionine (S)-S-oxide reductase MsrA, which encodes MFFRSKPDTLLDPAETLPGRDALMPIEGDHPVLGRPIVPPFPAGSQHAFFGMGCFWGAERTFWRTPGVLVTAVGYQGGDTPNPSYGEVCTGGTNHTEAVLVVWDPEQIRFEEILRTFWENHDPTQGMRQGNDVGTQYRSAIYPTTPDQLEQAELSRTNYGRVLAEAGHGAITTEIRQAGEGPGAFGGALLGGAIPFFYAEPEHQAYLHKVPNGYCGHGETGVSCPIGLVSAG
- a CDS encoding hemolysin III family protein; translated protein: MAKVIRTPKLSAPMPALKPRLRGVLHQWAACVAALAGAYLVLSAPNAEARVASAVYAVSIVGLFTVSAIYHRVNWTKPSARQWMRRLDHSMIFVMVAGTVTPIAALVLDGAMRTLVLSVAWGLAGVGITLKLAWIGAPKWVSAAIYLGMGWAGMAIFPKLVGDLGIWPAVGLLGGGLLYTVGAVIYATKKPDPLPRIFGYHEIFHALVIVAAIAHFLVVALAVVPHA
- a CDS encoding MarR family transcriptional regulator, which gives rise to MAAPDDPAALAHELRLAIGGLVRTVRAEGAVPLPQLAALGVLDREGPRTTSELAAAAGVRPQSMARTVGGLLDAGMVAGRPHPSDGRKTVLDVTAAGRAALAGERREDRLAEVIAATVPADERHRVTDAAALLRALSAAA
- a CDS encoding hydrolase is translated as MPVTHLTPEPALVLVDLQAGITAMPLAHPADGVVARAAALAATFRERRLPVVLVTVAFSPDGSDALRPPVDAAPPAASPGPDFAALRPELGATDGDLRIVKRQWDAFFGTELDLQLRRRGVRSVVLAGIATSIGVESTARSAYSLGYEVVVASDAVTDTQPLAHANSLERIFPRLGRVDTTDAVLAALGQA